The DNA region GCCCCAGCTCTCAACAGTGGTGGTAGCGGCGTGGCAACGTCGCTTGAGCGCCTCGTCGACTAGTTGGAAGAGCTCGAGCACGTGGTGGTCGTGCGCGTGCGCGGCGAATACCGAGCACAGCGCTTGCTTGTACCAGGAGCCACTGTTGTCACCCTCGTTGCGGGGTGAGACgaaacctgaaattttgcaattGTGGGTTTTAATTTCGAACCTTTAATTCCATTATGGAGTTACGAGTACATATGCATGCGAATCGTTATTGGAAATCATGGTCCAATATCAATTGGGTCCTTAAAATCGAAATTTTATGTGATGTAATTTTTGGACGAAGCCTAAAGGGTTCAATGAGGCAGCTTTTCATACCTGGCAGCGTGGAGTGTGCGATGAGTATATCGGAGTAGCTCCGTCCGCGGCTGCGGGAGTCACGCGCCTCGGTAGCATCGTTAAAGTTTGAGACGTCCGTTATCACTCCCTGCAGCTCCGGCGGCAATTTCTTACCGCTGGCAACATTGAAAATCAATTCGATAACTGTGTAGGTTTGCTGCCTATCATTTCGTGGTTTGTTATTGCGTTACAAGCAGTGATATTACACTCGTAACTTCATATAAGTTATAGGCGTTCCAAAATTATAGCGCTTAAATTGTACAAATTGTACGCGAGAAATTGCGCAccgaaagagaaaaaaaaaacaagcttGGTCAACAACCGAGTCTAAGAAAGATGAATGGTATGCGAAAGTTAATCAACAAAAACAGATTCATTGTAGGTAATGAAATAAACCTTATCAGTATGTTTTGTAAGaaaactataataaataaagacTGCACCCACCGGCATGCCTGAAATATGAACACCTTAGGTACCCCGTCCAGCGTCGGGTGGTTTTCACTGTTGAAGAGGTCTACAATTTCATGGGAAGAGATCAGGCCGCCGTCCGTGCAGCGGATCTCGGTGTCCCACATGCCGTCCCGGCCGTACCCGTGGGACGAAAACACGCAGAAAACACACTCGAATCCTGCCAGCTTGAGGCCCTTTATTAAGTCCAATGTTTCCTGCAAAAGAGTGCCCGATTGTTGAATACTTCTTAACTTACTTCTTGATGCAGATGACGCTAAAGTGTCATTCatggaacttgctatgtaaacaaaccgccatacttaaatcatcattcagtgacagtttcaatattgcggtttgtttacatagttagcaagctATAGAATTACACTTTAGGTATGGCTCTGAACATTATGCGGTAATTCTGTTTTCAGCGTACGACGCCATCTACTCCAGCTGCCATACTGAGGAACGATTTCTTTAGACTTTACACCTATTACTATCGATGACTCTACAGTGAACATAAACCATTTTAAGTTTGGTAATATTGGGAATCTATTCTCCACCCGGAGTGTTTCTGCAAAAAACACAACAACAAAAATCCTCAAAACACCTCACGCTATTAAAGGACGGGCCCTTAGGGGTCAACAATTatttacatcacacgtttagggggaaggagggggtcaagaaaatgtgacatattgtgacatgggagaggggggagacacaaacttcgtgacgtcactttaacttcatcagtaaccgaaaatgtatttaaattaatttattattcgctgtacatttatataacaagtttttaaaacgataatagttttattcgtttaattttctttccttagcagttttgggttataaaattactaatatttatatcttcaaaatattttgataaaatattaataaaaataatacttaggttcttacttaattcgatttggcgatttcgtagaaaaaatgtgacgttacactaggggggaggggtttgccaaatgtgaccaagtgtgataaggcggggggaggggtcaaccaacctagaaattcgtgtgacgtaattaatggatgaccccttacccgTTTAGTTTTGTTCTCGTAGGACAGGTTGAGCCTAAAGCCGATCTGCCTGAACAGATCCAGCAACATCTTGCTGTCGCTAGCAATGTCCCTGAAGTTTTCCCCGGTGGTGAACTCGGAGTAGCTGAACAAAACTAACGCCCCTCGCTTCTGCAGGCTGCGAGTCCGGTACAGCTTTATTTCTATAACAAAACAattgaaataaagtttttttttatcaataatgtttcaccataaataaattttatcacTAGTAATtttatactatatttatttatttatttatactttattacaCATTTAATTGTAATGTTACTAATAAGTACAAATGGTGGACTTAATGTTAAAGACATTCTTTACCTGGCAACCAACAGCCACAATATAATTtgtgaatttaaattaaatatattttcttatcAATTGATTAATTAAGTACCCTTCTTACCTTTTCCTAAATCGTCCATGAACCTGGTGCTTCTAATGACATTTATCTTTCCAGGGGTTGCCAGTGGTGTTGGCTCCAATGATGGTGCGAAttctatgaaaaataaaaatatgatgaaataataaaaaaatagttatataagGTATACAATAAGAATGATTTACTGGGCTAAAAAACATGGAATACTATAGTATACAATAGTGCTGGTAACCTAGCAGTAATAGCGTGTGACTTTCAATCTGAAGGGTGTTTTTGGAACTTCTAGATACCTAGATATCTACATTTAGCTGTCTGATAATGATAAGACAATGCAACACAGATGACAATTTTCAATAACTTACCTTCTTCTATATCCTGATTCTGGTTATTTGTAATTTCTTCACTTCTATCAAGGACATCATAGTCATTGACACCTAGAAATAATACCAAAATAATTTCAGCAAACTTATTGTTCCATATTCTGTTGTTCAATGTATTCCTGGTACCCCGCAACACAGGCGAAGCCTAGTGCGGAGACCCCTGCCACActctgtaatttgtatttttggaaataaagatttatgattatgatttatgatattACACCATATTAAACCTAGTAAAATATTGGTTTAAACCATTCCATGTTCCATATTAAACCTAATACAATATTGGTTTTAACCAGTAAACAAACAACATACTAACATAGACCAATGGTGCCATCAATGATCTCTGGCGTCACTGGCGTGCTGAAAAGTTCCCCAGGTTCCAACTCTCCAGGCTCAATCCCCTTTTGCATCACCAATCTTTGTTCTGCACTTCCATCctaaaaacattatttatatgtaataactaataagactaataagtatttcatatttacaTAACATGTTAGTAACcagttaataaatattttagttattatcaGAAATAGTAGTTAACcagttaataaatattttagttattatcaGAAATAATTCACATGACTTATTAAAGTCTAAATATGCTTATATGCTCACATAACTATTGTAAGTTCACAATTGTACTACATTTATAGCAAATAAACATTACTACTAATACTACTGTTACGTCTGttactactactacctactatcAAACTACTATATTAtaatcataaatatgtttattgaacataaaataaaatataaaaattaaaactaaaattttataCACACAAACGATTCCTGATGCAAAGGCGCCCATGATGCTTGCGGCAGTTCCATACTTGATTACCatggtttttaaaataaaacatatgttattcaaacaaaaatgtaatGATAAAAAACAATATACTGTAGCTGTGAAGTTATAACAAAACACTCACTTCATTAGGCTCAGTCAGTGCCACTGCACAATTTTCCTTCTGACCACTATTCTGGTCCATTTGCTCTTCTAATGGATATAGACCTTCTTGTATTCCTACTGCATTGTATGCTTCATTCTCGCACTCCATATCTGcaattaaattttactaaaggCAATCTAATTTGACTTAGAAATTGAGTTAAATTTTCATATAGGCATaggtaagggtggtattccgcCTGTCCAAtgtctttgtccaatgtgtatttgagAGTGAAACACAATGCACATTAGACAAAGAAAAAGAAACTTGACAGGTGGAATTCCAACCTAAGGAAGAAAACAAAAGTTGTCACTGCTTTTGACAATACTTAACAGCTGTGGAGAGGTAagtaattttaattaagtacaaaTGTTGCAGATTAATCGAAAAGAAGTATCCTTAAAAGCAGATAATGAAGGGTTGATCAGAAAATTGGGCTCGATACCCCTTAACTTTAGGTATGGTTTGTAAAGGTCTCTGGAATTGTCGCTTTTTAGCAATAAGACCACCTGTTGTTAACCTCTTTTTGTTGTATTCCCTATATtattttctgtattaattgtggtgtgcaataaagagtgtTTGTAGTGTATTTTATGTCCACATAAAAGGCAAGAATTTAATTGCTGCTCCTGTGCATACCTACCCAGTTACCTACACAAAACGAAGCTTCAATTTCAGTATCCATTTAGTACTCTTTTTTCAAAGAGTAGTTCCTGACCAATAGCAATTTTCGAAAGTTGACCTAATTACTGCAATTACATAGATCATAACTGTATATGGATTCTGCTCAATGGAACTTCTACCATCACTATATGAAACATTGAATgatctaatatattttttaatatgaaGAACTATGTAAACTTTTAACAAGAACAAAATTGTGCCTTAAtcttattttatactttttcttattttatacgCCTGCGCAGGCGCACATGACGCTAAACAAGTTTCGTGACGTCATTTACATTGGTAAAAATATTAGTTTGTATCTATCTACATCCTGCCATATCCCATGTTTCTCATAATACAtactaaagaaaagtaattCATGCCTATAAGGATCAAAAGTTTTTCGTAATCGGCATCAAAACTCGACAAAGACGCAAAGAGAAACATGAATGCTATTTCATTTCTAAGATATATAACATGCGGGTTCATAGGAAGATTCAGTGCTAAAAAGTTTTCTAAGCAGTGAGCTTAAAGATTTGAGTAACTTCTGTGTAAAAAAGAAATTCTAACTTTActtataaagaaaataaaattacgtaCCTAGGTTAAGTGGTTCAGCCATATTACGTGTAATATGCTCGACAGTTCACCCTTTTGAACAAAGAGGAATAGTCTAGAAAAGCAAACAACAGTATCCAAGGCACTTCTGCACCGATTTTTATTTTACGTACACTGTTTCAGTATATTTCGAATCTATTGTGTTACGGCCTGCGTAAGCGCGCGCTTCGACACTCAACCAACTGACAATGACAGGTTCAGCTGAGAATTGACAGCTGCTGACCAATGTTGCCAGGATAATATAATTGACACTATTTATCAACTGGAAACACTTCAGTAATATAAAAACACTCTGGCACAgtcactttgtcagtagaaggcgactaatttaaaaaaaaataggtgcGATGTGTTAACTTCCGTGTGCGCCATTTTTCTACTGAGAAAGTGGGTACACTGATATACCCattctcaataaaaaaaataagtagtaAAAATCAACATGTCCAAAAACCAATTTCAacttttaattgtatttttttgtgtatttttaaatgtgtggtgcacaataaagaataccTATCTACTTACTTCAATGTTactaaaacgtttttttttattaattaaataatacttttaaaaatacttgTTTTGAAAGTCTGATAAATGTGCCCCCTCCCCCCTACTTTTGAAAAGGGCGGATAAATctttgaaaagaaaaaaatagctGAATAACGAAATTCTCGATTATGCGGGCCCGCAGCacacttagccggtttttttacaaaattcgTTTGTTGTAGGTAGAttagataacaaaataaaatcaatttctaaaaataacaatttatttcGGCAGCATTATGAAAATGTATATGTAGGTGTAACACAACTTGATTTCGCGTAAATGCATTTGCAGATCAATAAGATACAAAACAGTTTTGATTTTAAGATTATTAAAGTCTTAAAGTATACTTATTTAGCACGTTAATAGGGGTTTACTCGTATTCGCATATTTCTAACAACTGAGGATACCATGAGCGATAGGAAATAAAGTACTTTAAAACGTCataagaatttcgtacattcgaaaaaaaaacagaacttaatagtacattactacaaaggccgggacgaaaggagttgccggccgaagacatatagacggccgagcgaagcgaggccggataggtctgagcgcgggcaaccccatttcccgccgaggtatgtatagtgcttttctcaaacatgcaatgaaataaataaaataaaaaatccacgaaacccaagttttattttttatagaaaaaactaaaagtaaactacacccaaaatataaccaacacgtacctatatcattatcacgcgtatgttttacacgagtcgtgtatttttactacccgtatattttcatgtatctttgattttttcgccttgtatccgtctgactgtcgttttcgtcacataagtttacatagtctttcatgttgatatcatgtttcacatacatcgttgctttatgcatggagtaaataagtataatttccagtgttgacgaatttgcagttacattcatttaaaatatgccacaatactgtttctaataaactgtaagccatttttcttagtttctcaaataataaaattgccataagcaaccatatacatacttcatctttgacttggcggcagaggcagcaagttatttaaaatcaattctgcttacgctgccaattctaacacctacgattacaattaatattaatatcattatttcgtcggaactcatattaaagtaaaaaaatcaacaacgcaccataaatccaataaaacagaatgaaaatttttcaactttacctccataacaattttaaaaaaataactacgcgtgtttgagtagacctttttaccgctaacgtttagatgaaatattttaaatgtttttatttgtgtagttaaatttataatttaaaattatagaatttgattaataatgtattatttattaagttcatgttgattttatacaaataaaactgcaaattatagcaaacattgttttttttttataggcgtagtggcagtgtcattacgaaccataaagcaaatacagcctctattttttttaatggatgaatgccacgatgctgtgtcacaaatatctgtgaaatgaaaattaaaaaagaggactttgccggcctaggcctgcaagatttgtatgaaattccattaacgacctcttgtcctagccgcacctgaaacgtcatacttcgcagcctattataaggaacataacatcaatatttcattgcatgtttgagaaaataaaattacatagcAATAAACACAAGCTTTGAAACTTGCAAGTAGAGTAGCCAAGAAATTCCGTctttaagtttaaattaaaaaaattagtgTTAGGGTAATTAGCCAGTAACTAGCCGctgttagtaattggccaccttacactaaaaatgaattctatttccctataaacataattcattttagtatagggtTTCAATAACTTGCCAGGTATCAATAACTAGCTGCCTTATACTAatatgaattctgtttataggtgaattaatttttagtttaagttggccaattactaacagtggccagttactggcgaattacctgTCTTAATAGGTATACAATTGACTAAACAACATGGTTTCTTCACATGAGGATCAAAACTTTACCTATCCTTAAACAATCAATGTGCTTAAAAGTAAAATTCTGTGCACTTAGAGGTGGGGGAACTAAAGAAGCGATAACAGCGCACCGAGTCAAAATTTCATTTGACACACGAAACTGTAAATAAAATACGAATAGCCGCCTATCGGGCGTCAAAGTTATGCACATATCCAATGTGCCAACAAAGCATGACCAGCGAGTCGCGACACAAGCTATTTTTTATGGCAACTTTTTTGCGTACCATATAATCTGTCAGTTTCAAGctgtcatttcatttcattttattgccaGGTAAAGCTTTTACTGAACAATAAACACATTTTGTTACACGACACGCTGGCCAGTGTTAAAACCTAAAGAAAGGACGCTTAGCACgaggaatttcgtacattgacccgcctgttcctatctctattgCATGCGTATAATTATATTGCTATCCCGATCGTACACTGTCAATAACCGCCGTCATCAtaggcgggacagcaatataattacgcgtgagcgatagagatagaaacaggcgggtcaatgtacgaaattcctcAGGCTAAGCGTCCTTTCTTTAGTTGAGATTCTCCAGAGTTAGAAAATGTATTACAACattaaaaaatctataatatctATGGAACGCAACAGTCGATGGTAACTAAACTTATACCGACTATTACTAACTACTATCACAGGTAAAAGATATTACCAAACATGGCCAAGGAgatcaaataattattttgtctCAGTTGGCAATGTTTCATTCTTTACattatacttaataaaatattacagaTTTATACAATTTGCAAGAATAAAGAAACATTTCCtaatataattcattttgttCTAATCATTTACGCATAAAGTCTATAAAtagattaaaattttgattaaaTAGTTCATTTCACTAACTAACATCGTGTTCAGAGACGTATAGAACaagtgaaaaaaatataaatcgtCCTTAGAAACTCCGTTCTAAGAAATTATCCTACTTCGAAAGTAACGTCCTCAGAACGTGACGTAGCTCGAAATTGTCCTATTCTTACAGGCAATTTTCGACTTGCAACTGAATTCCTAGTTACCCACAAAACAAGTTAGAACATGGAAGCACTTGACTTTGAGCACCATCACCTATTAGTCCTCATAAATTTCCGGGTGTAAGTATAGCTTGCAGTTGAACCCTCGATTCTTGACGACCAACGTTTGAACATAAAGCGCACGTCAGAACATCGTCACACGTCAGAATAACCCTTCTAAAAGTCTCGGATGCAGGTATAAAATTGCAGCTCAACCCCAATTCTCGAGGTTTGAACAAACCTCGTTCACGACTTTGAACACAATCGTCGTCACAAACGACTAGTCCTCAAAAAGTCCCGGATGCAAGTAAAGCTTGCAGTTGAACCCCCAATTCTCGACGACCGACGTCTGAACGCGGAAGCGCTCCTGCAACGCCTTGTCGACGAGCGTGAACAGCGTGACCACGTGGCACTGGTGGGCGTTCGCCGCGAACACCTCGCACAGGGCCTGGATGAACCACGAGCCCTTGTCCATGTCGCGGTGGGACACGAAGCCGGGCAGCGTGGAGTGCGCGATGAGGATGTCGGA from Cydia fagiglandana chromosome 6, ilCydFagi1.1, whole genome shotgun sequence includes:
- the LOC134665549 gene encoding caspase Dronc-like; the protein is MDDLGKEIKLYRTRSLQKRGALVLFSYSEFTTGENFRDIASDSKMLLDLFRQIGFRLNLSYENKTKRETLDLIKGLKLAGFECVFCVFSSHGYGRDGMWDTEIRCTDGGLISSHEIVDLFNSENHPTLDGVPKVFIFQACRGKKLPPELQGVITDVSNFNDATEARDSRSRGRSYSDILIAHSTLPGFVSPRNEGDNSGSWYKQALCSVFAAHAHDHHVLELFQLVDEALKRRCHAATTTVESWGFNKHLYLHPGLTEDANGNPKPM
- the LOC134665491 gene encoding uncharacterized protein LOC134665491, which codes for MAEPLNLDMECENEAYNAVGIQEGLYPLEEQMDQNSGQKENCAVALTEPNEDGSAEQRLVMQKGIEPGELEPGELFSTPVTPEIIDGTIGLCVNDYDVLDRSEEITNNQNQDIEEAQ